The window CTCGACCGGAACGCCGGCCTCCTTGAAGTAGCCTTCAGCGCTCGCGGCGAAGGCACCGGCGATCTCGGCAGTCGCCACATGTCCGAGCACAACTTTTTGCTGCGCGGACGCGGGAGGTGCATAGATGCAATGACCTACCGCCACGGAGGCGAGGAAGGCAAGAACTCTTGATCTCATGGTTGTCTCCTGATGGTTCGGCTTGGTCGGCCAGGTCGAGCGCGAAAGGGCGGTCAGAGTTGCGGCAGCAAGATCACCTTGCCCTTGCGGCCTTCAAGTGCTGCGTGGGCGACTGCGGCTTTGACCTGGCTCATCGGATACGTCGCCTCGACCTCCACATCAATGACGCCGCTTTCGATCAGTCCAGCGATGACGTCGTAGACGGCATTCCGCTCTTCGACGGTCGATGTCTCGAACCAGTGTGTGAACCAGTAGCCACGAAGCGCGACGTTCCGGAAGACAAGATCCGCCGCGTCGATCTGACAGGACGGTGATGACAGCAAGCCGTAGGTGACGACAGTGCCACCGTTGGCAAGACACCGCCCCAGTTTCGCGGTGGCCTGTCCCGCGACGGCGTCGAAAGCCAGCTTGATGGGCGTGTTCCCCGAGGCTGTCTGGACGCGGTCTGCCAAGTCGGAGCCGTCAACAACGACCGCGTCGGCACCAGCTTCCAGCACGCTTGCGCATTGGGATTGGCTGCGCACGATGTTGATGGTGCGCATGCCCATATGGCGCGCCAGCTTGACGACGTTGTGCGCGACCGCCGAGTTGCCGGCGTTCTGCAGCACCCAGTCGCCGGGCTCGAGTGCCACAAAACCTTTTAGCAGGTGCCAGGCGGTCGCGGGGTTGACTGCCATCATGGCCAGCTGATTGACATCGGCATTGGCGGGGAGGGGGCGCAGGCCGACGGATGGGGCCTTGATTCGCTGGCACCAGTTGCCTCGGCCAGCGAATAGCGCGAGCACACGGTCGCCGACCCTGAGGTGATCAACACCGGTTCCCAGTTCTCGCACCTGACCGACCGCTTCGCCTCCGGCCATGCAGGGAAGAGGCGGCGGCTTCGAACCGAAACGTCCCTGGAAGTTGAGCAGGTCGGACGGATTGATGGGCGCTGCAAGGATGTCCAGGATGACCTCCCCTTCACCTGGTGACTCGGGCTCGGGCGCGTCGACGATCGACAGCAGGTCCGGATCGGTGCCGAAGCCTAGGATTTGAACGGCCTTCATGTTGTCTGTTCTTATGTGGCGGGAGGGTGTGCTCGCAACTGAGCGGTCAATCTGCGACTCGAACGATCGTCTTCCCCAGGTTCGCGCCGCTGAGCATTCCGATGAACGCAGACGGCGCGTTCTCCAGTCCGTCAACCTGATGTTCGCTGTACTGGATCTGGCCGGCCTTGAGCCAACCTGAGAGGCGAAGAAGCGCTTCGCTATTGCGGGACTGCCAGTCGCCGACGAGAAAGCCTTCAATACGGGCGCGGCTCGTGAGCAGATATCTCATGCTGCGGGGGCCGAGATCGGGTTCGACGAGATTGGACTGGGAGATCTGGCCGATGATCACCACGCGTGCCTTGAAGGCAAGATTGCCGAACACGGCTTGCGAGATGGCGCCCCCAACGCCGTCGAGATAGACGTTCACCCCTGCGGGGCAGAGCTTGGTGAGTACCGAGGCGAGTTCGGGTGTCTTCTTGTAGTTGATGACGTGGTCGAAGCCGAGAGTCTTTTGGCAGTATTCGAGCTTGTCGTCGCTGCCGGCGATTCCGATGACGATACAGCCGGCGAGCTTGGCGATCTGTCCCGCGAGCTGGCCGACCGCGCCGGCTGCGCCAGAGATGACGACGACATCGCCGGAAATTGGCCTGGCGACATGGAGTATCGAGAAGTAGGCGGTGAGCCCGGGCATGCCGAGGACGCCGAGTGCCGTCGATGGCGGCGCCAGGTCAGGATCGACCTTGCGCAGCGAGCCTGCGGCGAGCACCGAAAGCTCCTGCCAACCGCCGGGCCCTTCCACGATGTCGCCCTTGTTGAAACCGGGCGCAGCGCTCTCGAGCACTCTGGACACTGTCCCGCCGACGATCACCTCGCCGAGGCCGACGGGA is drawn from Variovorax sp. PBS-H4 and contains these coding sequences:
- a CDS encoding NADP-dependent oxidoreductase, with amino-acid sequence MKQQLNRKITLKSRPSGMPRVEDFELRQEPVPAPGPGQVLLQTLFLSLDPYMRGRISDAKNYAAPVGLGEVIVGGTVSRVLESAAPGFNKGDIVEGPGGWQELSVLAAGSLRKVDPDLAPPSTALGVLGMPGLTAYFSILHVARPISGDVVVISGAAGAVGQLAGQIAKLAGCIVIGIAGSDDKLEYCQKTLGFDHVINYKKTPELASVLTKLCPAGVNVYLDGVGGAISQAVFGNLAFKARVVIIGQISQSNLVEPDLGPRSMRYLLTSRARIEGFLVGDWQSRNSEALLRLSGWLKAGQIQYSEHQVDGLENAPSAFIGMLSGANLGKTIVRVAD
- a CDS encoding zinc-dependent alcohol dehydrogenase family protein, producing MKAVQILGFGTDPDLLSIVDAPEPESPGEGEVILDILAAPINPSDLLNFQGRFGSKPPPLPCMAGGEAVGQVRELGTGVDHLRVGDRVLALFAGRGNWCQRIKAPSVGLRPLPANADVNQLAMMAVNPATAWHLLKGFVALEPGDWVLQNAGNSAVAHNVVKLARHMGMRTINIVRSQSQCASVLEAGADAVVVDGSDLADRVQTASGNTPIKLAFDAVAGQATAKLGRCLANGGTVVTYGLLSSPSCQIDAADLVFRNVALRGYWFTHWFETSTVEERNAVYDVIAGLIESGVIDVEVEATYPMSQVKAAVAHAALEGRKGKVILLPQL